A genomic segment from Bacteroidota bacterium encodes:
- a CDS encoding RNA polymerase sigma factor: MTDNELVQACIQNDSIAQKQLFEQYASMLLGVCFRYAHNQEEAEEILQLGFIKIFKNIKKFRFESALKTWMIRIIINTALNYVKANEKVKWESDIDVLLDNNSFSVEQLHQIDLHTLMKCIQELPTGYRLVLNLFAIEGYSHKEIAEELNINESTSRSQFSRAKILLQQKLQELGFEIKNYAKR; the protein is encoded by the coding sequence ATGACCGATAACGAGTTGGTACAGGCCTGTATTCAAAATGATAGTATTGCTCAAAAACAGCTTTTTGAGCAGTATGCCTCTATGCTCCTGGGTGTATGTTTTAGGTATGCACACAATCAGGAAGAAGCAGAAGAAATATTACAACTCGGATTTATTAAAATTTTTAAAAACATAAAAAAATTCAGGTTTGAATCCGCTTTAAAAACTTGGATGATACGCATTATTATAAATACTGCACTTAATTATGTAAAAGCCAATGAAAAAGTAAAATGGGAAAGCGATATTGATGTTTTACTAGACAATAACTCATTTTCAGTAGAACAATTACACCAAATTGACTTGCATACTTTAATGAAATGCATTCAAGAATTGCCAACAGGATATCGTTTAGTTTTAAATTTATTTGCTATTGAAGGGTATTCACATAAAGAAATTGCAGAAGAATTAAATATAAACGAAAGTACCTCCCGCTCACAATTTTCGCGTGCAAAAATTTTATTGCAACAAAAATTACAAGAGCTGGGATTTGAAATAAAAAATTATGCAAAAAGATAA
- a CDS encoding T9SS type A sorting domain-containing protein yields the protein MNRTTTKQNLVAKILSICILSLLFCGTAFSQVLTGTKTIPGDYSSIANALTDINTNGVGTGGVTFNIAAGYTETITAKLLLTATGTATDSIIFQKSGAGPNPLITAHVGTATVTSASPDGIWAIAGSDYVRIDGIDLLDPTTNTTATTSMEYGYGIFKVSATNGAQNNIIKNCTITLNPVNNTTWTVGHIGSSGIVMHNTTHAAAATNITITSAAGRSAFNKFHSNTIKNCNAGISLVGYAASSPFTLADTLNDIGGNSLATGNSIINFGGAAAAANAATGIYSINQWGINCSYNTLNNNDGSGVNHVNTLRGIYLNSATSAAGNCNYNTVTLKGGGTTQTLYAIDVEFGATATTNTVNINNNTVENCTYTTATSGPFYGIYASTTPATLNINNNIVRNNSISASTGLLYGINWTSPTNLSIQNNQVYSLSRSGAGTTGGIYSASGSTNEVINNNTVYDLTNTNTSSTSSTIYGIYQNTAGGTKEFKNNTVYNLSAVGSTATGNTIIGMNILRATTLDISSNTVYGISGTGSTVTGISLPAAVVGTYTAYKNKVYDLSSTIAAPLISGISIAGSTASTTFNIYNNLIGDLRASAASGADIIRGINITNSSATSTINVFYNTINISATSSGTNFGTSGIFHTTSTTATTATLNLRNNIIVNTSVPNGTGLTAAYRRSSTTLTNYATTSNNNLFYTDLTGNRTIFYDGTNKDSTISLFKTRMVTRDQASITENPTWVSISGSNTNFLNLVTSTPTQIESKALNITSPAITVDFNGNIRQGNVGYPTQVNGGGTAPDLGAWEFDGTPLSAPTISSPVTTPAGNQCTASSRTIDVTVTNISGSITSVTLNYAFNGVAQTPVTMTNTTGNIWEAIIPVASPANASVTWSVTATNSVPLSNTFVGTSYGDEPLTGYLTTISAPAGPVCAGQPTTVSAIVYKPGVSPVVGLGATTSATYPNPFYSLWSNTHNQYLITAAELIAGGVSAGNITSLGIDITVTNLALNALSIKMANTTATNVSSFLAASFTTVYSAATYTPIVGLNTLTFSTPFNWDGVSNVVIEICHGNSGSSATMNSTALVDNTSYVSTIHTHVSASSAGSATCADLTSNLTTYSIRPKFTFGGLANNPLSSYTWTDGSTTVGTGNPLIVSPTVNTSYSFTATDANGCSIASTTPASVTVTTSTFSGTMSVGAGQTYTTITDAVNAYNTACSISGPVVFELINATYGAGETFPIVISPKQPATASNGLTIRPASGNNVTISGKSLTSIFKLDGADYFTLDGSNNATSSRNLTIINDSNTTAGSAVIWLASTSASNGANNNSIKNCILQGRDSATTEIVVFSGGTTGIGAGTFNALTNNNNNLIQNNVIQRAKYGIWLKGTSTTVLDSNNRIINNQLGLATSNGFNSGGIVIQFQKNGLVQKNNVRGVRGTGGLTNAGGSSPVITALYLRQCINTSINANSISAFNYTGTGTNRSHVLYVESPAFSTVGNPSNNIISNNAIFDARVSSTGPSTWTITGLSLNGGYGDKIYFNSVNLTGVVNVTAGPAAAFSNGNAEQTTLTSTIDLRNNIFVINGSSTTTATFYSNYWQSASYAGSTLNYNLLRSVSTASATANIGYNGSAQATLAAWKTATSQEANSINVDPLFASNTVLVPGLGSPAVAAGIAITNFTIDIVDSVRSNPPTIGAYDKAIDVSGPVITYTNLTNINQLTNRTVTGFATITDVSTVDVGTNKPRIYFKKGSDANVLGTYPADNNSSFNGWKYVEATNTTSPFNFTIDYSLLLGGASVNFNDTILYFVVAQDALGNVSSNPSAGFTATSVSALTAVPTTPNGYLIVDAPMTGTYTVGVSGNYPNLNSAAFALNTRGVQGDVNFNIISNITEPATVVITQWTETGAGNYKVRIAPTGTDTIFANSANSGVIVLFGADRVTIDGRIGGTGNNLTIVNTNTAAISVGILVASAGTGLGCVNDSIVNVNILAGTNTANAIGIQAQGDNNNNLVIQNNVIKRAQIGVNVFTTNYPAGANTGLNISGNIIGDVLNTLNVNIGGINIANSPQASIAQNKIYNVNSTGSTNNYGIQVGANSSKSTIIGNKIDTVTNASTSGYGAYGINIAGSDTLTIANNIVTRMAIYNYSTTSTTYNPFGIRIASGSGHRIYYNSVNLYGSSLGGGTTGTLSAALLTVVGSNLDIRNNIFANSYVGVSGSQSFAVYNSAITPYAIINNNNYYASGTYGVLGYYTANRTTIGAWRTAVGQDVISISANPSYTSNNDLTINSGATANQMESAGATVAVTTDFNGDPRPKTIPTSYNGNTAPDMGAIEFDGQPIDLIPPTITYTTFTNTSLLTNRSITATIIDLQSGIDSIGNSPRVYFKKTTDANTFGGNTASDNGWKYTSATKSGNNFTATIDYSIINTGVVNVNDTIQYFVVAQDLATVPNVIANPSTGFVATSVSSITAAPTTPNYYVVTAAPLAGSYTVGAGGNFITLTDAVNNLNLRGVSANVTFELTDATYTTPAETFPLTINQISGANAGSRFTIKPSSGNTTTITGSNALSIIKLNGADYVTIDGSNNGTTTKDLTIINTSNTANSATIWLASLGANSGATNNKIQNTIINGASTSTVSVFGIYSAGNTISNTTTGEDNDTLTIDNNEFNTLGVGIYLSGTSTNNHKNITITNNTIGNSTVANTVISLGIYALRVNGLVIANNLVKNIVGANTGSPINSDGTEGILLESGVSNATITKNTVDNVVYTGTGGYGGKGIDINTGIANSNIEVTNNMVSNMMGDGWSALGTDAIVGIRILGTTGNVRLYHNTVHLTGIANRTSATVSAAVYAAAGVTNLNVRNNIFMNGIVNNTTASKAFAAGTDITNPATITINYNNYFVYGTQGIFGYLGGDVASLTAWKAAIGQDANSINDSTRFVSLTNLHLTSTSIGNFSMKAAPISGVNTDIDNQARTAPFYYMGADEIPSSPLPVTLTSLTANVKENNVLVSWTTASEVNNKGFEVERSIDGTEFATIAFVKGAGNSSNVNSYSKLDLNAFNTTASNTIYYRLKQVDFDGKYTYSQIVKVYKNLEAFSAVAIYPNPFVSQVTVSFNAATQSTAVIEILDIQGKVVATKIANTVNGTNTVEVNNTDNLQAGIYFARLTLNGESQVIKLVKTN from the coding sequence ATGAATAGAACAACAACAAAACAAAACCTAGTAGCCAAAATACTCAGTATATGTATTTTGAGCCTACTATTCTGTGGCACTGCGTTTAGCCAAGTGCTCACAGGAACAAAAACAATTCCAGGAGATTACTCTTCTATTGCAAATGCCCTAACTGACATCAATACAAATGGTGTTGGAACCGGTGGGGTAACTTTTAATATAGCTGCAGGCTATACTGAAACCATTACAGCTAAGTTATTACTTACGGCAACTGGAACAGCAACCGACTCTATTATTTTTCAAAAAAGTGGTGCGGGACCAAATCCTTTAATAACTGCTCATGTAGGAACAGCAACCGTAACCAGTGCAAGTCCTGATGGCATTTGGGCTATTGCCGGTTCTGATTATGTTAGAATTGATGGAATTGATTTATTAGATCCTACTACCAATACAACTGCCACTACTTCTATGGAGTATGGTTATGGTATTTTTAAAGTATCTGCTACCAATGGTGCTCAAAACAACATTATTAAAAATTGTACTATTACTTTAAACCCTGTAAATAATACGACATGGACAGTTGGTCATATCGGATCAAGCGGTATTGTAATGCACAATACTACTCATGCCGCTGCTGCTACAAATATTACTATTACTTCTGCTGCAGGTAGAAGTGCTTTTAATAAATTTCACAGCAATACTATTAAAAACTGTAATGCAGGTATCTCACTTGTAGGTTATGCTGCCAGCTCTCCTTTTACTTTAGCAGATACGCTAAATGATATTGGTGGTAATTCTTTGGCAACAGGAAATTCTATCATAAACTTTGGAGGCGCTGCTGCTGCTGCCAATGCTGCGACAGGTATTTATTCAATCAACCAATGGGGTATCAATTGCTCTTATAATACTTTAAATAATAATGATGGAAGTGGTGTAAACCATGTGAATACTTTAAGAGGTATTTATCTAAACTCAGCTACAAGTGCTGCAGGAAATTGTAATTACAATACTGTAACACTTAAAGGAGGGGGAACAACACAAACCCTTTATGCTATAGATGTGGAATTTGGTGCTACTGCTACTACAAATACCGTTAACATAAATAACAACACGGTAGAAAACTGTACTTATACCACTGCTACTTCAGGTCCATTTTATGGAATTTATGCCTCTACTACTCCAGCTACACTTAATATTAACAATAATATTGTACGTAATAATAGTATCAGTGCATCAACCGGTTTGCTTTATGGTATTAACTGGACCAGCCCTACAAACTTATCTATTCAAAATAACCAAGTATATAGTTTATCGAGAAGTGGAGCAGGAACAACAGGGGGAATATATAGTGCTAGTGGTTCTACCAATGAAGTGATTAATAACAATACTGTGTATGATCTAACAAACACTAATACTTCATCAACGTCATCAACAATATATGGCATTTACCAAAATACTGCTGGAGGAACAAAAGAGTTTAAAAACAATACGGTTTATAACTTATCTGCTGTTGGCAGTACTGCTACAGGAAATACCATTATTGGTATGAATATTTTAAGAGCCACTACTCTTGATATTAGCTCAAATACGGTTTATGGAATAAGTGGCACGGGTTCAACTGTAACCGGAATTTCATTACCTGCAGCTGTAGTCGGAACATACACCGCTTATAAAAATAAAGTATATGATCTTTCGTCAACCATTGCAGCGCCTTTAATTTCAGGAATTTCTATTGCAGGAAGTACAGCAAGTACTACTTTTAACATTTATAATAACCTTATTGGTGATTTAAGGGCCTCTGCAGCCAGTGGTGCTGACATAATTAGGGGTATAAATATTACAAACTCTTCGGCAACCAGTACTATCAATGTTTTCTATAATACTATTAACATCAGTGCTACTTCTAGCGGAACTAACTTTGGAACAAGCGGTATTTTCCATACTACAAGCACAACGGCTACTACTGCTACTTTAAATTTAAGAAATAATATTATTGTAAATACCTCTGTTCCTAATGGAACAGGATTAACTGCAGCTTACAGAAGATCAAGTACAACACTGACTAACTATGCAACAACATCAAACAATAATCTTTTTTATACTGACTTAACTGGTAACAGAACTATATTTTATGATGGAACCAATAAAGATTCAACTATCAGTTTATTTAAAACGAGAATGGTAACCCGTGACCAAGCTTCTATAACTGAAAATCCAACATGGGTTAGTATTAGTGGTTCTAATACAAACTTTTTAAATTTAGTAACTTCAACACCTACTCAAATTGAAAGTAAAGCATTAAATATTACTTCTCCTGCTATTACAGTTGATTTTAACGGTAATATTCGCCAGGGCAATGTAGGCTATCCAACTCAGGTAAACGGTGGTGGAACTGCTCCTGATTTGGGTGCATGGGAATTTGACGGAACGCCATTATCGGCACCTACCATTTCAAGTCCAGTAACTACTCCTGCAGGTAACCAATGTACTGCAAGTTCACGCACCATTGATGTAACTGTTACAAATATTTCAGGAAGCATTACTTCAGTAACTTTAAATTATGCTTTCAATGGAGTTGCACAAACTCCGGTTACCATGACCAATACTACCGGAAATATATGGGAAGCTATTATTCCGGTTGCAAGTCCGGCTAATGCCTCTGTAACCTGGAGTGTTACTGCTACTAACAGCGTTCCTTTATCTAATACATTCGTGGGTACTTCTTATGGTGATGAACCTTTAACCGGTTATTTAACAACAATATCGGCTCCTGCGGGCCCGGTTTGTGCAGGTCAGCCTACAACAGTAAGCGCGATTGTATATAAACCCGGAGTTAGCCCTGTTGTTGGATTAGGAGCCACCACAAGTGCAACTTATCCAAACCCATTTTATAGCTTATGGTCAAATACCCATAACCAGTATTTGATTACTGCAGCCGAACTAATTGCAGGTGGCGTTTCAGCAGGTAATATTACTTCACTTGGAATTGATATTACGGTTACCAATTTAGCATTAAACGCTTTAAGTATTAAAATGGCTAATACAACAGCTACCAATGTAAGTTCTTTCTTAGCCGCTTCGTTTACTACTGTATATAGTGCAGCCACTTATACACCAATAGTTGGATTAAATACTTTAACTTTCAGTACCCCTTTTAACTGGGATGGTGTTTCAAATGTAGTAATTGAAATTTGCCATGGTAATTCAGGTAGTTCTGCAACTATGAATAGTACAGCATTGGTAGATAACACATCATATGTTTCTACTATTCATACACATGTAAGTGCGTCTTCGGCAGGTTCCGCTACTTGTGCTGATTTAACTTCAAATCTTACAACATATTCTATAAGACCCAAATTTACTTTTGGAGGTCTTGCAAATAATCCACTTAGTTCATACACCTGGACCGATGGTTCAACTACTGTTGGGACTGGCAACCCGTTAATTGTTTCTCCAACTGTTAATACAAGTTATAGCTTCACTGCAACAGATGCCAACGGTTGTTCAATCGCATCTACTACTCCAGCATCGGTAACAGTAACAACCAGCACTTTTTCAGGAACAATGAGTGTTGGTGCCGGACAAACTTATACTACTATAACTGATGCGGTAAACGCATACAATACAGCTTGTTCTATAAGCGGCCCGGTAGTTTTTGAATTGATAAATGCTACTTATGGTGCAGGTGAAACATTCCCTATTGTTATCAGTCCGAAACAACCAGCTACAGCCAGCAACGGATTAACCATCAGACCAGCAAGTGGAAACAACGTAACTATTTCAGGTAAATCTCTTACCTCAATATTCAAATTAGATGGTGCTGATTACTTTACATTGGATGGTTCAAATAATGCGACCAGCTCAAGAAACTTAACCATTATAAACGACTCAAACACTACTGCTGGAAGTGCTGTTATATGGTTGGCAAGTACAAGCGCAAGCAATGGAGCTAATAATAATTCCATTAAAAACTGTATACTTCAGGGAAGAGATTCAGCAACAACAGAAATTGTTGTTTTCTCAGGGGGAACTACCGGTATTGGCGCAGGTACATTTAATGCTTTAACCAATAACAACAACAACCTAATACAAAACAATGTTATACAACGTGCTAAATACGGTATTTGGTTAAAAGGAACTTCTACAACTGTATTAGATTCAAACAACAGAATTATCAATAACCAATTAGGTCTTGCTACTTCTAATGGATTTAATTCGGGAGGTATTGTTATTCAATTCCAAAAAAATGGTCTGGTTCAAAAAAATAATGTAAGAGGTGTAAGAGGTACAGGAGGTCTTACCAACGCAGGAGGCTCTAGTCCTGTTATTACAGCTCTTTACTTAAGACAATGTATTAACACTAGTATTAATGCCAATAGCATTTCTGCATTTAACTATACAGGAACTGGTACTAACAGATCGCATGTTTTATATGTAGAATCACCCGCATTTTCAACAGTAGGAAATCCATCAAATAATATTATTTCTAACAATGCTATTTTTGATGCAAGAGTTAGCTCAACAGGCCCATCAACATGGACTATTACCGGCTTAAGCTTAAATGGAGGTTATGGCGATAAAATTTACTTTAACTCTGTAAACTTAACAGGTGTAGTAAATGTAACAGCCGGACCTGCTGCTGCATTTAGTAATGGTAACGCTGAACAAACTACCTTAACCAGTACTATTGATTTGCGTAATAACATATTTGTTATTAACGGTTCATCAACTACAACAGCTACATTCTATTCAAACTACTGGCAATCGGCCAGCTACGCAGGCAGCACACTGAACTACAATTTATTACGTTCTGTTTCAACAGCTTCAGCAACAGCTAATATTGGATATAACGGTTCAGCACAAGCTACATTAGCCGCATGGAAAACAGCAACTTCACAAGAAGCTAATTCAATAAATGTTGATCCGCTTTTTGCCTCTAATACAGTGCTTGTACCAGGCTTGGGAAGTCCAGCAGTAGCTGCAGGTATTGCTATTACTAATTTCACAATTGATATTGTTGACTCGGTAAGAAGTAACCCTCCTACAATTGGTGCTTACGATAAAGCAATTGATGTTTCTGGACCGGTTATTACTTATACCAATCTTACAAACATCAATCAACTAACTAACAGAACTGTTACCGGTTTTGCTACTATTACCGATGTTAGCACGGTAGATGTAGGTACAAACAAACCTAGAATTTACTTCAAAAAAGGTTCTGACGCCAATGTATTAGGCACCTACCCTGCTGATAATAATTCATCATTCAATGGATGGAAATATGTGGAAGCAACAAACACAACTTCACCATTTAACTTCACCATTGATTATTCACTTTTATTAGGTGGTGCAAGTGTTAACTTTAATGATACTATTTTATATTTTGTTGTTGCACAGGATGCTTTAGGCAATGTAAGCAGTAATCCATCTGCAGGCTTTACCGCTACTTCGGTATCAGCATTAACAGCAGTACCAACTACACCAAACGGTTACTTAATAGTCGATGCTCCAATGACAGGTACTTATACTGTTGGTGTTAGTGGCAATTATCCTAACTTAAACAGTGCTGCATTTGCTTTAAATACAAGAGGCGTGCAAGGTGATGTAAACTTTAATATTATCAGTAATATTACAGAACCAGCTACAGTTGTTATTACACAATGGACAGAAACAGGTGCAGGTAATTACAAAGTACGTATTGCCCCTACCGGTACTGATACTATTTTTGCTAACTCTGCCAACTCAGGTGTTATTGTTCTTTTTGGTGCAGACAGGGTTACTATTGATGGTAGAATTGGTGGTACAGGAAATAACCTTACTATTGTTAATACCAATACTGCTGCTATAAGCGTAGGTATTTTAGTAGCAAGTGCCGGAACTGGTTTAGGTTGTGTAAACGATTCTATTGTTAATGTAAATATATTAGCTGGAACCAACACTGCTAACGCTATTGGTATCCAAGCACAAGGGGATAACAATAACAATTTGGTTATTCAAAACAACGTAATTAAACGTGCTCAAATTGGTGTTAACGTGTTTACGACTAATTACCCTGCGGGAGCTAATACAGGCTTAAACATTTCAGGTAATATAATTGGTGATGTTTTAAATACTTTAAATGTAAATATAGGTGGTATTAACATTGCTAATTCTCCACAAGCCAGTATTGCTCAAAACAAAATTTACAATGTAAACAGTACAGGAAGTACCAATAACTATGGTATCCAGGTTGGTGCTAATTCAAGTAAATCTACTATCATAGGAAATAAAATTGATACCGTTACCAATGCCAGCACAAGTGGCTATGGAGCATACGGTATTAATATAGCTGGTTCAGATACATTGACTATTGCCAATAATATAGTTACAAGAATGGCTATTTATAATTACTCTACTACCAGTACTACTTATAATCCTTTTGGAATCAGGATTGCATCAGGTAGCGGGCACCGTATTTATTACAATAGTGTAAATTTATATGGTTCTTCTCTTGGTGGTGGTACAACAGGTACTTTATCAGCTGCTCTATTAACCGTAGTTGGAAGTAACTTAGATATCCGTAATAATATTTTTGCAAATAGTTATGTTGGTGTATCAGGCTCACAAAGTTTTGCTGTATACAATTCAGCTATTACTCCTTATGCCATCATTAATAACAACAACTATTATGCATCGGGTACATATGGTGTACTAGGGTATTATACTGCAAACAGAACAACTATTGGTGCGTGGAGAACTGCTGTTGGCCAAGATGTTATTTCTATCAGTGCTAATCCTTCATATACCAGCAACAATGATTTAACTATTAATTCAGGTGCCACAGCTAATCAAATGGAATCTGCTGGTGCTACCGTTGCAGTAACAACTGATTTTAACGGAGACCCACGTCCTAAAACAATACCTACCAGTTATAATGGCAACACAGCTCCTGATATGGGTGCAATTGAATTTGACGGACAACCAATTGATTTAATTCCTCCTACTATTACTTACACTACTTTTACCAACACATCATTACTGACTAATAGAAGTATAACAGCAACTATTATCGATTTACAATCAGGTATTGATAGTATTGGAAACTCACCAAGGGTTTATTTCAAAAAAACAACCGATGCCAATACTTTTGGAGGAAACACTGCAAGTGATAATGGTTGGAAATATACTTCAGCTACCAAGTCGGGTAATAACTTTACTGCAACTATTGACTACAGCATTATTAATACAGGTGTTGTTAATGTAAATGATACTATTCAATACTTTGTAGTAGCTCAGGATTTAGCTACTGTACCTAATGTTATTGCTAATCCTTCAACAGGTTTTGTAGCAACAAGCGTTAGTTCCATTACTGCTGCTCCTACTACACCAAACTATTATGTAGTAACAGCGGCTCCGCTTGCTGGTAGTTACACAGTTGGTGCCGGTGGTAATTTTATTACTTTAACAGATGCAGTTAATAACTTAAACTTAAGAGGTGTTAGTGCTAACGTAACATTTGAACTAACAGATGCAACTTATACTACTCCTGCTGAAACATTCCCGCTTACCATTAACCAAATAAGTGGTGCAAATGCCGGTAGTAGATTTACGATTAAACCTTCGTCAGGTAATACAACTACTATTACAGGAAGTAATGCTTTATCTATCATCAAATTAAATGGAGCTGATTATGTTACTATTGATGGTTCAAACAATGGAACTACAACCAAAGATTTAACCATTATCAATACCAGCAATACAGCTAATTCAGCTACTATTTGGTTAGCCAGTTTAGGTGCAAACAGCGGAGCAACAAACAATAAAATACAAAATACCATTATTAACGGAGCTTCAACTTCTACAGTAAGTGTATTTGGTATTTACTCTGCCGGTAACACCATTTCAAATACAACAACCGGTGAAGACAATGATACATTAACAATTGACAACAATGAATTCAATACACTAGGTGTTGGTATTTATTTATCAGGAACAAGCACTAATAACCATAAAAACATAACTATTACCAACAATACTATAGGAAATAGTACTGTGGCAAATACTGTAATCAGTTTAGGTATTTATGCTTTAAGAGTAAATGGATTAGTGATTGCCAACAATTTAGTTAAAAACATTGTGGGTGCTAATACAGGAAGTCCGATTAACTCAGATGGTACTGAAGGTATTTTATTAGAATCTGGTGTATCAAATGCAACAATAACCAAAAACACTGTTGACAATGTTGTATATACCGGAACTGGTGGATACGGAGGAAAAGGTATTGATATCAACACAGGTATTGCTAACAGTAATATTGAAGTTACTAATAATATGGTATCAAATATGATGGGAGACGGATGGAGTGCGTTGGGTACTGATGCAATAGTAGGAATACGTATATTAGGTACAACGGGGAATGTTCGTTTATACCATAATACAGTCCATTTAACAGGTATTGCCAACAGAACATCTGCTACCGTTTCAGCAGCCGTTTATGCTGCAGCAGGAGTTACTAATTTAAATGTTAGAAATAATATTTTTATGAATGGAATAGTTAATAACACAACTGCTTCAAAAGCTTTCGCTGCAGGTACTGATATTACCAATCCGGCTACTATAACTATTAATTATAATAACTATTTTGTTTATGGAACACAAGGTATCTTTGGTTACTTAGGTGGTGATGTAGCTTCACTTACAGCATGGAAAGCCGCTATTGGACAAGATGCAAACTCAATTAACGATTCAACAAGATTTGTATCATTAACCAATTTGCATTTAACAAGTACATCAATTGGAAACTTTAGTATGAAAGCAGCTCCAATAAGTGGAGTAAATACTGATATTGATAACCAAGCGCGTACTGCACCATTCTATTATATGGGTGCTGATGAAATTCCAAGTTCTCCACTTCCTGTAACATTAACTTCATTAACAGCCAATGTTAAAGAAAACAATGTACTTGTTTCGTGGACAACAGCTTCAGAAGTTAACAACAAAGGTTTTGAAGTAGAACGCTCAATTGATGGTACTGAATTTGCTACAATAGCCTTTGTTAAAGGTGCTGGTAATAGTAGCAATGTAAATAGCTATAGCAAATTGGACTTAAATGCATTCAATACAACAGCAAGCAATACTATTTACTATCGCTTAAAACAAGTTGATTTTGATGGTAAATACACTTACTCGCAAATAGTTAAAGTTTACAAAAACCTAGAAGCATTTAGCGCAGTAGCAATTTACCCTAATCCGTTTGTTAGCCAAGTAACAGTTTCATTTAATGCAGCTACTCAATCAACTGCTGTTATTGAAATTCTAGATATACAAGGTAAAGTAGTAGCAACCAAAATAGCTAACACCGTAAATGGTACTAACACTGTTGAAGTTAATAATACTGACAACTTACAAGCAGGTATCTATTTTGCTCGTTTAACCTTAAATGGAGAGTCGCAAGTAATAAAACTTGTTAAAACCAACTAA
- a CDS encoding cold shock domain-containing protein codes for MQEGKVKFFNETKGFGFISPNEGGDDIFVHSSGIVDRIRENDTVVFETEKGPKGINAVRVKLK; via the coding sequence ATGCAAGAAGGAAAAGTGAAGTTCTTTAATGAAACAAAAGGCTTCGGATTTATTTCTCCGAATGAAGGAGGAGATGACATTTTCGTACACTCATCAGGTATCGTTGATCGTATTCGCGAGAATGACACAGTAGTATTTGAAACAGAAAAAGGCCCAAAAGGCATCAATGCAGTAAGGGTAAAATTGAAATAA
- a CDS encoding DUF4197 domain-containing protein, with the protein MKKLILGCSLLALFSACDPKMLEQIQKQAGGLAKSTNIPLSNDEVIKGLRSALSVGTDSSVSILGRTNGFFSDALIKLALPSEAQPIVNNLSKIPGGQKLVNDAILAINRAAEDAAPQAKTIFINAISKITIQDGFSILNGGNSAATTYLKNNTYQQLTDAFAPRIRTSLSKPIVLGYSAEKAYQQLIDAYNLASIGGSLWTPIKQNSLATYTTQKALDGLFLKVSQEEAKIRQDPFHRVTDILKRVFGK; encoded by the coding sequence ATGAAGAAATTAATTTTAGGATGTAGTTTATTAGCATTGTTTAGTGCCTGTGACCCGAAGATGCTGGAACAAATTCAAAAGCAAGCTGGTGGTTTAGCCAAATCAACTAATATACCTTTAAGTAACGATGAGGTAATTAAAGGCTTACGTTCAGCTTTAAGTGTAGGTACTGATAGCTCTGTTTCTATTTTGGGCAGAACAAATGGTTTTTTTAGCGATGCGCTAATTAAACTGGCATTGCCAAGCGAGGCGCAACCTATTGTAAATAATTTAAGTAAAATTCCAGGTGGTCAAAAATTAGTTAACGATGCGATATTAGCCATTAACAGGGCTGCCGAAGATGCCGCTCCTCAGGCTAAAACTATCTTTATCAATGCTATTTCTAAAATTACTATTCAAGATGGTTTTTCTATTTTAAATGGTGGCAATAGTGCTGCTACTACTTATTTAAAAAACAATACGTACCAACAATTAACGGATGCATTTGCACCACGTATACGCACTTCGTTAAGCAAGCCGATAGTACTTGGTTATTCTGCAGAGAAAGCTTATCAACAATTGATTGATGCTTATAATCTGGCTTCTATTGGTGGTTCGTTATGGACACCCATTAAACAAAATTCGTTAGCAACTTATACTACTCAAAAGGCTTTGGATGGCTTGTTTTTAAAAGTAAGCCAAGAAGAAGCTAAAATACGCCAAGACCCATTTCATAGGGTAACGGATATATTGAAACGTGTTTTTGGAAAATAA